TCCGAGGAGGTGCGTGCCAAGTGCCCCGACGAGGTGAAGGAGATGGAGAGGTTCGGCCCCGTCCTGGCGGACACCTGCATGGTGGTCGCCCCCATCGAGGGAACATTCCAGAGGACCGCCACCAACTCCGCGAAGGCGGGCAACTACCTTCCCACGCTGTGCTCGCAGAAGGTCAAGTTCGCCGAGATATCCGATCTGCTGAAGGTGATAGAATGATCATTAAGGGAAGGGCGATCTCGCCCGGACGCGCGGAAGGCAAGGCAATAACCTATCCCGAGGCATTCAGTTTCCTCGGGGGAGTGGATGGAAGGACCGGCAACTTCAACGTCCGCGACGGCAACATCGGCGGGAAGGTTTTCATCTTCCCCAACGGGAAGGGGTCCACCGTCGGTTCCTACGTCGTCTACGACCTCAAGGTCCAGGGACATCCTCCCGCGGCGCTCATCAACCGCAGCGCCGAGACCATCGTCACCACAGGCGCGGTCATCTCGAGCGTCCCCATGGTGGACGGCATCGACGTCTCCGTCTTCCGTGACGGCGACGATGTCGTCGTGAACGGGAGCACCGGGGAGGTGGAGATAAAGAACGTCACGCTCAAGCCCGCAGTGTCGTCGGCGCTCGTGCACAACGGCAAGGTGCTCCTGCTCCGCAGACCCGACGATGCCCGCTCCTTCCCCGGGAAGTGGTCGCTCGTATCCGGTCACATCGAGGAGGGGGAGACCCCCGAGGAGGCCGCCAGGAGGGAGATCGAGGAGGAGACCGGCGTCAAGGTGTCCTCCCCCCGCAATGTCCAGGACGCGTTCTGCGTCAGAGAGGGGAACACGGTATGGGAGATCCACCCGTTCCTGTTCGCCGTAGACTCCGAGATGATCGACCTCAGTCCCGAGAACGTGGACTTCGCCTGGGTTGAGTGCGCCAAGGTCGGCTGCGACAAGCTCGTCGACGGCGTCGAGAAGATCGTCAGAGAGTTCTGAAAGGACATGTGCCAGATACTCACGGATTCGCACCTCCACATCGCTGACGAGGGGTTCCCCGGAACATACGGGGACTACCAATCCCTGCAGAGGGCGGTGTCCTGCACCGCATCGGTCTCCGACTGGGATGCCCAATCCGGGAAATCCGCGGATAACACGGTACAGTGCTACGGGGTCCATCCGTGGTTCTGCGGCGAGTGGAACGGAGATGTCGCCGAGAGGCTGAGATCCATACTCGCGTCCGACGGAAGGTTCCATGTCGGAGAGATCGGCCTCGATGCGAAGAAGGGGGATATCTCCGAGCAGATGCCCGCATTCATCGCGCAGCTGGAGATTGCGAAGGAGACGGGAAGGGTGG
This is a stretch of genomic DNA from Thermoplasmatales archaeon BRNA1. It encodes these proteins:
- a CDS encoding Mg-dependent DNase, translated to MCQILTDSHLHIADEGFPGTYGDYQSLQRAVSCTASVSDWDAQSGKSADNTVQCYGVHPWFCGEWNGDVAERLRSILASDGRFHVGEIGLDAKKGDISEQMPAFIAQLEIAKETGRVATIHITDSEKEVLDAVRRAGCKAVLHSFSAESYAKPFAEAGCFFSISPRILSRSDARIIRLLGSIPDDRLLLESDAPHQGRNFTSMGEFASRIAGFKGVPPEELLRTVADNFTRVFG